CAGCGCGGACTCGCTCTGCTCGGCCTGCCCGGTGGTCTCCGGCAGCCCGGCGGGCCGCACGTAGCCGGCGTCGGCCAGCCCGCGCATCCCGTCGAGCAGCGCGCGCAGGTCCTCACCGCTGAGGTTCCACCGCCGCGGCGGCGCCAGCACCGAGGTCGCGCCGCCCTGCGCTCCTGCGGTCGCGCGGAACGCGAGCGCGCCGAGGGTGTTCTGCACGGTGGCGGCACCGTTGCCGTCGGGCGACATCGCCGTGGTCTCCAGCGGGGAACCGTGCATCGGGTCCAGTGCCTCGGACAGCAGCGGGTCGACGGGCACCGCCACCGGCCCGTCCTCGTAGAGCCGGGACGGGGCCAGCGAATCGGTGGACATCGCGGACGGCTCCATCAGCATCGTGCCGATGCCGAAGTCCGCGAGCTTGCGGGCGGTGGACTCGTCCAACGCGCCTTCGATGGGCCACAGCACGCTGCGCCGCGGTTCGACGCCCAGCACCTGCTGCACCACGCCCGCGCCGTCCAGCGAGCCCTTGATCAGGTCGGGCAGGTCGGCGTGGTCCAGCGCGGCCACGTCCGAGTCGGCGTAGGGCAGCGCCAGCACGCAGCGGCCTTCGGTGGCTTCGCGCAGCTTGTTCAGCCACAGCTGCGCCGAGGCCGAGCCGGTGCCGTCGCGCAGCCCGCCGTCGGCCTGGCGCACCAGGTAGCCGCGGCTCATGGCCTGCACGGTGGCCAGCAGGTCCGGGTCGATGGCGAAGCACAGGCCGTTGCCCAGCGGGGATCCGCCGCCCGCGTTGTCCACGACGGACTGCACGAGGTCGTAGAGCCGCCCACCGGGGGTGAGCGAGCCCGCGAGCGCGTCGTCGGCGAGCACGGCGCGCTGGCCGGGCGTGCCCTCCTGCTGCATCCGCGGGTAGTCGACGATCGGCAGCAGCATCGCGACGGGCGCGGGCTCCGCGGGTTTCGCGGGCGGAGCGCCGGGCGGCGCGAGCACCGGCAGCAGGAAGTGCGACTCGCCGATGCGGGCGCGGCCCCCGTCGCCGGGCTGGCCGTTGACGTTGACCAGCAGCGGGAACACGCCGGGTTCGGTGATCTCCAGCGAGTCCGGGCCGTTGACGGGCACCCGCAGCTCGAACGGGGCCTGCTGCCCCGGAGCGAGGGTGTCGATCATTGGGCGGAAGCTGGTCTCGTTGACAGTGGCGGCGTTGCCGCGCAGCGCGTCCTGCGCGGCCGGGACGGACTGCGTCGGGTAGCCGCGCTGCACGCGGGCCTCGATGCCGTTGATCGTGGCGCCGGTCGTGTTCGTGATCCGGCCGCTGATCGTCACTTCACCCGGCGCACCCGAGATCACCGATGGGGTGACCTTGGTCACTTCGAGTCGGGTCGTGCTCGAATCGCCCTGCGCGCTCGCCGTGCGGGCCGCGGTGATCGGAATCCCGCTGACCAGCAGGACCGCGACCACAGCGGCTAGCAGACACCTCACCCCGGCTCCGTTCCCGTGTTCCGGGGAGGTTTCCGGCTCCCCGTCTCCGCCTCGCCCGTGCCCGGCAGCGCATCGCCGAGCAGCGTCAGCGCGTGCCGCACCAGACGCCGCTCGTCGGCGTAGGCCAGCACTTCGTCCAGTTCACCTAGCGGCACCCAAGCCACCTCGGTGACCTCCACGTCCTCGTCCGAAAGTTCTCCGCCGACCGCGTCCAGCAGGAAGTGGTGCACCGTCTTGTGCACGCGCCGGTTACCGGCGACGAACCAGTAGTCGATCGTGCCGATCGCCACCGTCACCCGTCCGATGATCCCCGTCTCTTCCGCGACCTCGCGCACCGCGGTCTGTTCCGGCGTCTCACCAGGCTCGATGTGGCCCTTCGGCAACGACCACAGCAGTCGCCCCCTGCGGTCGGACCTACCGATGATCGCAGCGAGCCGTTCGGCGTCGGCGACCACCAGCCCCCCGGCCGATGTCTCGTCCACGGTCTGCAGCCGCCGGCGCCGGCGCCGGTTCCGGCGCCCCGGCTGTGCGCCGCCGGAGCGGCCGGGCGACGGAGGCATGCGGCCGATGGTAATGCGATCAGAGCGGGTACCGGCGGTCGAACCGCTGCGGGCCGAGGCCCGGAGATCCTCGGCTGAGCAGCCGATATCCTCCCCCTGTGGCCCCTTCGACCCGTGATGCCCCCGACGACGCCGACCTGCGCGCCCGCGAACGCGAGGCCCAGCGCAACGCGGTCGTCGAGCTCGTGAAGGTCGCCCCGGTGGCCGAGGAGCTCGCCGAGCGGTTCGCCGCGGCGGGCCACCGGCTGTACCTGGTCGGCGGCAGCGTCCGGGACGCGCTGCTGGGCAGGCTGGGCACCGACCTCGACTTCACCACCGCCGCCCGGCCGCACCAGGTGCGGGAGCTGCTCGACGGGTGGGCGGAGACGATCTGGGACACCGGGATCGACTTCGGCACCCTCGGCGCCTACAAGCGCGGGACGACCGTGGAGATCACCACGTTCCGCGCCGACAGCTACGACGGCGTGACCCGCAACCCGGAGGTGGCGTTCGGCGACACCATCGAGGGCGACGTGCTGCGCCGCGATTTCACGGTGAACGCGATGGCCATCGAACTGGGCGCGCGCGAGTTCGTCGACCTGCACGGCGGCCTGGAGGACGTGGCCGCCGGGCGGTTGGACACGCCCGCGACGCCGCAGGAGTCGTTCGCCGACGATCCGCTGCGGATGCTGCGGGCCGCCCGGTTCGCCGCGCAGCTCGGGTTCGAACCGGCCGACCGCGTGCTCGCGGCGATGCGGGAGATGGCCGACGAGCTGGCCCGGATCACCCCGGAGCGGGTGCAGGCGGAGCTCTCGAAGCTGCTGTGCGGGAAGTTCCCCCGCAAGGGTGTGGAGCTGCTGGTGGAGACCGGGCTGGCCGAGCACGTGCTGCCCGAGGTCTCGGCGATGCGGCTGGAGATCGACGAGCACCACCAGCACAAGGACGTCTACGAGCACTCGCTGGTCGTGCTGGAGCAGGCCATCGACCTGGAGCAGGCGGCGGACCCGGACGGCGAGCCGGACCTGGTGCTGCGGCTGGCCGCGCTGCTGCACG
This window of the Saccharopolyspora gloriosae genome carries:
- a CDS encoding DUF6049 family protein, which translates into the protein MRCLLAAVVAVLLVSGIPITAARTASAQGDSSTTRLEVTKVTPSVISGAPGEVTISGRITNTTGATINGIEARVQRGYPTQSVPAAQDALRGNAATVNETSFRPMIDTLAPGQQAPFELRVPVNGPDSLEITEPGVFPLLVNVNGQPGDGGRARIGESHFLLPVLAPPGAPPAKPAEPAPVAMLLPIVDYPRMQQEGTPGQRAVLADDALAGSLTPGGRLYDLVQSVVDNAGGGSPLGNGLCFAIDPDLLATVQAMSRGYLVRQADGGLRDGTGSASAQLWLNKLREATEGRCVLALPYADSDVAALDHADLPDLIKGSLDGAGVVQQVLGVEPRRSVLWPIEGALDESTARKLADFGIGTMLMEPSAMSTDSLAPSRLYEDGPVAVPVDPLLSEALDPMHGSPLETTAMSPDGNGAATVQNTLGALAFRATAGAQGGATSVLAPPRRWNLSGEDLRALLDGMRGLADAGYVRPAGLPETTGQAEQSESALPVSRLDYPQENAAEEIPRPVLDQLAEQNYKVGDLYRSTQKDPAADLDPAALTTPLRNGLLRGASSAWRDNPAAARHWVRVATDTLNGVLARVRLDEFAGKITLTASNAPIPMTVTNDLPVTVSVRLRIPATAGIETRDLGVIRVPAQGRRHFRLETEVHRAGQFTVDMDVVTEAGTELGPAKRIQLQSYTYDPFTVGFTAIASALLVILSARRILRRLRARRSRLAAASGGRAGESAASSAPAPSASETTNPRMFPVSPGSTTESDRGPS
- a CDS encoding NUDIX hydrolase; the encoded protein is MPPSPGRSGGAQPGRRNRRRRRRLQTVDETSAGGLVVADAERLAAIIGRSDRRGRLLWSLPKGHIEPGETPEQTAVREVAEETGIIGRVTVAIGTIDYWFVAGNRRVHKTVHHFLLDAVGGELSDEDVEVTEVAWVPLGELDEVLAYADERRLVRHALTLLGDALPGTGEAETGSRKPPRNTGTEPG
- a CDS encoding CCA tRNA nucleotidyltransferase translates to MAPSTRDAPDDADLRAREREAQRNAVVELVKVAPVAEELAERFAAAGHRLYLVGGSVRDALLGRLGTDLDFTTAARPHQVRELLDGWAETIWDTGIDFGTLGAYKRGTTVEITTFRADSYDGVTRNPEVAFGDTIEGDVLRRDFTVNAMAIELGAREFVDLHGGLEDVAAGRLDTPATPQESFADDPLRMLRAARFAAQLGFEPADRVLAAMREMADELARITPERVQAELSKLLCGKFPRKGVELLVETGLAEHVLPEVSAMRLEIDEHHQHKDVYEHSLVVLEQAIDLEQAADPDGEPDLVLRLAALLHDIGKPGTRRFEPGGGVSFHHHEVVGAKMARKRLRALRYSKEVVSQVCDLVYLHLRFHGYGEGQWTDSAVRRYVTDAGPLLPRLHKLVRADCTTRNKRKANALQRSYDDLEERIARIAADEDLARVRPDLDGNEIMRLLGVPPGPQVGRAWKHLKDARLDRGPMEHEEAVAELYRWAAEQGIEVPGES